Genomic window (Candidatus Krumholzibacteriota bacterium):
CGCGATCCGAAGAGGAAGGGCTCGAGGTAGGCGATGTCGATCCGCGAATAGTCCTCGCCGTCGTTCAGCCAGTCGAATTGCGCGTCGCGCCCCGTGCCGGCGATGTTGCGAAGGTCGAGCATCGCGGAGCCGTTCAGGCGATAATCGCCGTTCTCCTTCTGCGAGAAGCCGAAGGCGCCCTGGAAGGCGTTGGCCCGCTCGACCTCGACGACGGGCAGCGCGATCTCGACCGCTCCCCCGCCCCGGCGCCGCACCTCCGGCTCGCCGACCCCGGCGAAGAGTTTCGAGGAAATGAGCCGCCGCCGCGCCAACGCGACGGCCGCCTCCTGGTAGGGCTCGCCGGCGCGGAGCCGCGAGACGCGCAAGGCGACGGCCGTGTCGGTGCGCGCGATCCCCTCGAAGAGGACGGCCGCCACCGTCGAGGGCTCCCCCTCGAAGACGGAGAAGGAGAGGTCGACGGCGTTCCGCTCCTCGTCGTGCGAGAATCCGGTGAGCCAGACCTGCGCCCACGGGAACCCCCCGTCGGTGTAGCGCGAGAGCAATCGCCGCATCCCGTCGCCGAGGAGAGACGCCTCGAACCGGTCGCCCCCGCGCAGTCCCAGGGCGGCGAGGGCCGCCTCGCGGGAGATCGCCCCCGTCCCGCTGAGCGACAGCTCGCCGAGGACGGCCGGAGCCCCCTCGCGGACGACGATCGTCACGTCGACGCCGGACCCGGCGCGGAGCGTGTCGACGTCGTAGCGGACGGAGAGGAATCCCCGGACGAAGAAGAGGGAATCGGCCCGATGCAGCCCCGCGGCCACGAGGGAGTCCGAGAAGGGCCGCCCTGCCGCGATCGGGTTCAGGCGGGCGATCTCGCCCGGGGAGACCGCCGACGCGCCGCGCCATTCGACGCGGCGGATCGTTTCGCCCTCCGCGGCGACCGCGAGAAAGAGCACGAGACTAGAAGTAAGCGCGGCTTTCCATCTTGAGCGCATGGACCGTCTTCACCTCCCCCGTGTAATCCTTTTCCCGCCGCCCGTTGTAGTTGAGGCCGAAAGAGACGTTGCGCGAGATCCGGTACTGGCCGATGACGTTCCAGTCCTCCCGGAGCCCGTCCTCGAGGAAGAAGAGCGGCTTGCCGGCTTCCGCCGCCGACGCCGTCCAGGTGAAGCGCAAAAGCGCCTGCAGGCTCGTCCGGCTCCCGATCACCGCATTGAAGGAGGGGGCGCCGCTCCACGAATCCTGCTCGGCGAGGGAGACCTCGTCGCGGCGGCGTTCCCAGCCCAGCTCCATCGAGAGCCTCGTCGAGGGACGCGCCATCCACGACGCCGTCGACGAGGCGAGGAGGCTCTCGACCCGGTAGTCGCCGTCGCCCGCCGCGGGCGAGGAACGCTCGCTGAGCTTCGTCGCGATGTCGGCGCCGACGGTGAAGGCGGGGCGCGGCACCGTCTCGACCCGGAGACGGACGTCGCGCAGGAACCGCTCGGCGTTGACCCCCTCGGTCCGGTTGTCCTCCTCGTCCTCGCGCGTCCACAACAGCTTGAGGTTCCACCTCTTCACGCCGTCGAGAAAGCTCCACTCCTGCCGGAGCCGGACGGAGCCGTAGAGGGTGGCGTCGTCTCGCTGCAGGGTCTCCGGCGACAGGAGGTAGAGCCCGCGGAGATCGTCTGTCCGAGACCGCTCGAGCACCGAGAGAACGGCGTCGAGCGAGACGTTCCGGCGGATGCGGGCCACGAATCCCTCGCCCGCACCGGCGCCCCGCAGGCCGCGCACGCCGGAGCCGATGCTCGTCCGCCAGGTGAACTCCACCGAGCGCACCGCTTCCCGCCCCTCGCCGGGAAGGTAGAGGACCATGTAGTCGCCGCGCTTCTGCCCGACCTCGCGCCCCTCGACGTCGTAGTCCCCCTGGTTCTCGCCGACGAAGACGACGGCCTTCTCGATCCGGCGTTCCTCACCCGAGGTGATGCGGTACCCGATGTCGCTCACCAGGCCGGCGGCCGTCCACGCGTCCCGCCAGCGGACGCGCGCGAGGTCGTTCCAGCTCTCCGCCCCCGATCGCTCGGCGCGCGTCCGGCGCCTCGACACGGTGAGGTCGACGATGCGGCGTCCCGCGCTCCATCCGCCGTCGAAACGGATATCGTCGTTCTCGCGGTCGCGGAACCAGCCGGTTTCCTCCTCCTCGAGCCCGTCGGTGACGCGGCGCGTCCAGGAGAGCTCGCCCCTGAAGGGCCCGGCGCCCCGCGCGGCGACGGCGACGACTCCCTCGACGTAGAATCGCCCCGTGTCGGGGACGGACACGGAGAACGCGCGGTAGCGCTCGCTCTCGACGGCGATGCGGGGCACGATCCACCCGAAACCGAGCGCGCCCTCCCCCGACGCGAAACGGCGATCCCGCCCGCCGCCCGTGCGCGAATCGTGGAAGAGGAGGCGGAATCCCCTCTCCCGCGCCTTCCCCGCCGACACCTCCGCGTCCGCGCGGCGCGCGGTCAGCCCCCCCTCACGGGACAGCCGCTGCCAGCTTCCCGCGAGAAGCCAGTCGCGGATCCCCTCGTACCGGACGAATCCGCCGCCGATCCGCTCGCGTCCGGCGAGGGGCGCGTCCTCGAGATTCCAGAGACGGTAGAAGTACCCCTCGCGCGGCTTGTCGGGGGAGACGAACCGCGACTCGAGGGATGAGAACTCGCCTCGCAGCGTCAGGCGTCCCGGCCCCAGGGGCGCCCGGCTGATCCCCCCCTCGGCGAAGAGGGCCCCCCCCGTATTGTCCTCGTCGCCGAGAGAGGAGAGGATATTCCGGTCGCGGCGGCTCACGTCGCCCTCGATGCCGGCGAAGAGACGCCCGCGCCTCGCGGACGCGCCGATGACGACGACCTCGCGGCGTTCGGGCAGGGGCAACGGACGCCCGATCCGGTAGTTGCCCTCCCCCGCGCCCGCCCACGCGTACCGGATCTCGCCGCGCGGGGTGAACCCGTCCGTCCGGTAATCGCCCTCACCCGCGGCCACCTCGTAGAAGGCGAGGCGGACGTCCCCGCCCGTCCCAATCCAGACGTAACGGGACGGCAGCGAGTCCGCGGGCAAAAGCACGTAGTCGCCCGTGCCCGGCTCGACCGGCGTCACGCCGTCGGCGACGGCGAGCGTCTCGTCGTCCCCCGCCGCGGCGAGCACGGCGCGCTCGTCGTCGTCGAGCCCGCCGCGCACGGGCTTCTCCCCGTCGTCCGACTCGCGGAAGAGGGCCGCGCGCAGGACGAGGGAGGAATCCCGCGTCGCCGCCGCGGCGCCGGCGGTGATCGTCGTCCGCTCGTACTCGTCCTCGCCGGTCTGGTAGTCGATGACGATCTCCGCGTCGGCGGTGACCGTCACCTTCTCGGTGAAGGTGACCGTGCCGCGGTTGTAGTCGATCGTGTAGTCGTTCTCGCTCCCCCGGCGGAGCTCCCGGCCGTCGAGCCAGACACGCTCGGTGCCGGGGAGGATGATCACGCCGTTGAAGCGACGGGCCGAGAGCAGCTCGTAGGGTCCCTGTACCCCCTCGCGGCCCCGGAAGCTCGTCGTCTCGAAACGGCCCTTCGTGATCCCGCCGCCGGCGTAGACGCTCGCGGCCTCCGCGGCGACGACGGCGTGCGCCCCGCGCAGCTCCCGGTCGTACGAGGAGAAGCGAGACCAGTCGAGCCCGTCGGTGAAGTCGCCGAGCCTGACGGTGGCGTGCCGGCTCCGGACGGCGATCGTCACCCGGTCGAGGTGCTTGAGCTCCTCGGTGTTACCCTCGGGCTGGACGGGGAGATCGTCGTCGGTGAGGAACGCCTCGACCTCGAGATCCTTCGCGATCCGTCCCGAGACCGAGACGCGAAGGCTCTGGTCGATCCCGAGCCCCTTCCCCGAACCGACGTCGAAGCCGACCGTCTTGCTTCCGGAGACCCGGAGGCGGTGGCGCGAGGTCTCGCGTTCCGGCGCCGTCGCGGCGAGGGTCACCGCCCGCGCCGGGATCCCCGTCTCCCCCGACGGGAACCGCGCGGCGAACACCGGCCCGTACGGGAAGGGATACCGCGAGAACCAGGCCGTCAGCCTCCCTCCCGCCTCCACCGGTTCGACGAGGATCACCGTGCCGCGGAGGTGGTTGATGCGGTACTCCTCGCCCCGGACGAGCGTTCGCCCGTCGAGGACGAGGGAATCGCTCCCCGGCACGATGAACGCCGCGCCGAGATCGACGCGCCCCCCGGGACCGACGACGATCTCGCGGCGAAGGGGGAGGTCGCGCTCCGGGTCGATGTCGCGCCGCCACGTGCCCCCCGCCCTCGCCGTCGCCGCCGCGCAGATGACGAGGAGGATCGCGGCGGCGGATGTGCGTGGAAGACGCATGACGTGCTACCGGGAAGAGGTGCGGCGGTATACGAGGATCGATCGCGAGGCCAGGTCGGAGACGTAGAGCCTCCCGCGCCGGCCAGTCGCCGCGGCGGCCGGCTCGATCGGCGTTCCGTTCCAGCTGTCGATGCGACCGGCGGCCAGGCCGTCGCCGTCGAACAAGAAGACCGCGCCGGCCCCCGGGTCGGCGACGAAGAGCTCGCCCCCCGGCCCGGCGGCGATCGACCGCGGGGAGACGAATCCCCCCCCCGCGGGCACGACCGTGGCCGTCCAGCCGCCCGCAGGCGAAAAGAGCTGGACCCGCCGGTTGCCGGCGTCGAGAACGGCGATGCCGCCGTCGTCGAGAAGAACGGCGCCAACGGGACGGTCGAAACGCCCCGGCACCCAGCCGTACTCGCCGAAGGAGAGCTCGACGTCGAGCAGGGGCGACCAGACCGTGACGTCATGCATCTCGATGTCGGTGGTCACGAGCCGCCCTCCCCCGCCCTCGTCGATCGAGACCGGGCGGTGACGGTCGGGATCGAAGGTGAGGAGGACGTCGAGGTAGGCCCCCTTGTAATCGTACCGGAGCACGCGGGCCGCGTCGTAGTCGAGGACGTAGACGAAGGGGCCGAAGGCGGCGATGTCGATCGGGAACGCGGCCGACGAGCCGGCGGGGCGCTCGAACTCGACGACGGCGCCGGCCGTGTCGAACCGGAAGACCTTTCCGGTCATCGCGTCGGCGGCGAAGAGATGGCCCCGCTCGTCGACGGCGAGGGCGAGCGCCTCGCGAAGGATCCCCGAGCCGATGGAACGGCCCGTTTCGGCGTAGCCCCCCGCGCCTGCG
Coding sequences:
- a CDS encoding NHL repeat-containing protein; translation: MGACFRIALLAAALAAASPAVAAGAGGYAETGRSIGSGILREALALAVDERGHLFAADAMTGKVFRFDTAGAVVEFERPAGSSAAFPIDIAAFGPFVYVLDYDAARVLRYDYKGAYLDVLLTFDPDRHRPVSIDEGGGGRLVTTDIEMHDVTVWSPLLDVELSFGEYGWVPGRFDRPVGAVLLDDGGIAVLDAGNRRVQLFSPAGGWTATVVPAGGGFVSPRSIAAGPGGELFVADPGAGAVFLFDGDGLAAGRIDSWNGTPIEPAAAATGRRGRLYVSDLASRSILVYRRTSSR